One Rosa chinensis cultivar Old Blush chromosome 3, RchiOBHm-V2, whole genome shotgun sequence DNA window includes the following coding sequences:
- the LOC112194970 gene encoding F-box protein CPR1 isoform X1 encodes MSDYFPEEIIERILLRLPTKSLIKSTLVCKSWMSLIKSSTFIQSHLSITIDSNNQNDAHLLLLSAFSYKVSDRLHWLHWDSPEFGEYSLLADPVTFLENEPISDLEVVGTCNGLICLAPDLSDNHSPTLIWNPCIRKIVILPSPPACFTSTQYDKYIEHGFGYDSHSNDYKVLRIVTLPDDHSDLSRFATVVQVYSLARASWKTLDASVVPVDLQGGPGIVLFLNGSLHMLEVRFSVGYDDHADEYCKYGGDTFIASFDMATELFGEVMMPEALQRNRCTISKYGDSLALIKHYDYNCGCDIWVMKEYGVTESWTYLYKIAGDHDYIYGFKRCGEVVLSEFNNHGRSRMISLDPKTKQVQVFGNKDYTYYFMDSFVESLILLDHVNAISYQRARKKKMSRRP; translated from the coding sequence ATGTCAGACTACTTTCCTGAGGAAATCATAGAAAGAATCCTGTTGAGGCTGCCTACCAAATCCCTAATCAAATCCACCCTAGTGTGCAAGTCATGGATGTCACTCATCAAATCCTCTACCTTCATTCAATCCCATCTCTCCATCACAATCGACTCCAACAACCAAAACGACgcccacctcctcctcctcagcgCTTTCTCTTACAAGGTTTCTGATCGTCTGCACTGGTTGCATTGGGATAGCCCTGAATTCGGTGAGTATTCCTTGCTTGCAGACCCAGTCACTTTCTTGGAAAACGAACCTATTTCCGATCTGGAGGTAGTCGGAACTTGTAACGGGCTCATATGCCTTGCGCCTGACCTATCTGATAACCATTCCCCCACTTTAATTTGGAACCCATGTATTAGAAAGATTGTGATTTTGCCTAGCCCACCTGCTTGTTTTACCTCTACTCAGTATGATAAGTACATAGAGCATGGCTTTGGCTATGATTCACATTCCAATGACTATAAGGTGTTGAGAATTGTGACTCTTCCTGATGATCATTCGGACTTGTCCCGATTCGCCACTGTGGTTCAGGTTTACTCATTAGCCAGGGCCTCCTGGAAGACTCTTGATGCCTCTGTTGTTCCTGTAGATTTGCAGGGTGGTCCTGGTATTGTACTATTTCTCAATGGTTCTCTGCATATGCTTGAAGTTCGTTTTAGTGTCGGATATGATGATCATGCGGATGAATATTGTAAGTATGGTGGAGATACTTTCATTGCTTCATTTGATATGGCCACCGAATTATTTGGCGAGGTGATGATGCCAGAAGCTTTGCAGAGGAACAGATGTACCATTTCAAAATATGGGGACTCCCTTGCCTTGATTAAGCATTATGATTATAACTGTGGTTGTGACATATGGGTAATGAAAGAGTATGGTGTCACAGAATCGTGGACATATTTGTACAAGATAGCTGGGGATCATGATTATATATATGGTTTCAAAAGGTGTGGGGAAGTTGTTCTGAGTGAGTTCAATAATCATGGTCGGTCAAGAATGATTTCGCTGGATCCTAAGACCAAACAAGTTCAAGTTTTCGGAAATAAGGATTATACTTACTACTTCATGGATTCTTTTGTAGAGAGTCTCATCTTGCTTGACCACGTCAATGCCATTTCGTACCAACGAGCAAGGAAGAA
- the LOC112194970 gene encoding F-box protein CPR1 isoform X2 has product MSDYFPEEIIERILLRLPTKSLIKSTLVCKSWMSLIKSSTFIQSHLSITIDSNNQNDAHLLLLSAFSYKVSDRLHWLHWDSPEFGEYSLLADPVTFLENEPISDLEVVGTCNGLICLAPDLSDNHSPTLIWNPCIRKIVILPSPPACFTSTQYDKYIEHGFGYDSHSNDYKVLRIVTLPDDHSDLSRFATVVQVYSLARASWKTLDASVVPVDLQGGPGIVLFLNGSLHMLEVRFSVGYDDHADEYCKYGGDTFIASFDMATELFGEVMMPEALQRNRCTISKYGDSLALIKHYDYNCGCDIWVMKEYGVTESWTYLYKIAGDHDYIYGFKRCGEVVLSEFNNHGRSRMISLDPKTKQVQVFGNKDYTYYFMDSFVESLILLDHVNAISYQRARKK; this is encoded by the coding sequence ATGTCAGACTACTTTCCTGAGGAAATCATAGAAAGAATCCTGTTGAGGCTGCCTACCAAATCCCTAATCAAATCCACCCTAGTGTGCAAGTCATGGATGTCACTCATCAAATCCTCTACCTTCATTCAATCCCATCTCTCCATCACAATCGACTCCAACAACCAAAACGACgcccacctcctcctcctcagcgCTTTCTCTTACAAGGTTTCTGATCGTCTGCACTGGTTGCATTGGGATAGCCCTGAATTCGGTGAGTATTCCTTGCTTGCAGACCCAGTCACTTTCTTGGAAAACGAACCTATTTCCGATCTGGAGGTAGTCGGAACTTGTAACGGGCTCATATGCCTTGCGCCTGACCTATCTGATAACCATTCCCCCACTTTAATTTGGAACCCATGTATTAGAAAGATTGTGATTTTGCCTAGCCCACCTGCTTGTTTTACCTCTACTCAGTATGATAAGTACATAGAGCATGGCTTTGGCTATGATTCACATTCCAATGACTATAAGGTGTTGAGAATTGTGACTCTTCCTGATGATCATTCGGACTTGTCCCGATTCGCCACTGTGGTTCAGGTTTACTCATTAGCCAGGGCCTCCTGGAAGACTCTTGATGCCTCTGTTGTTCCTGTAGATTTGCAGGGTGGTCCTGGTATTGTACTATTTCTCAATGGTTCTCTGCATATGCTTGAAGTTCGTTTTAGTGTCGGATATGATGATCATGCGGATGAATATTGTAAGTATGGTGGAGATACTTTCATTGCTTCATTTGATATGGCCACCGAATTATTTGGCGAGGTGATGATGCCAGAAGCTTTGCAGAGGAACAGATGTACCATTTCAAAATATGGGGACTCCCTTGCCTTGATTAAGCATTATGATTATAACTGTGGTTGTGACATATGGGTAATGAAAGAGTATGGTGTCACAGAATCGTGGACATATTTGTACAAGATAGCTGGGGATCATGATTATATATATGGTTTCAAAAGGTGTGGGGAAGTTGTTCTGAGTGAGTTCAATAATCATGGTCGGTCAAGAATGATTTCGCTGGATCCTAAGACCAAACAAGTTCAAGTTTTCGGAAATAAGGATTATACTTACTACTTCATGGATTCTTTTGTAGAGAGTCTCATCTTGCTTGACCACGTCAATGCCATTTCGTACCAACGAGCAAGGAAGAAGTAA